Proteins encoded within one genomic window of Papio anubis isolate 15944 chromosome X, Panubis1.0, whole genome shotgun sequence:
- the LOC116272094 gene encoding uncharacterized protein LOC116272094 — MDGSEDQVLLVTTPVPQQNVATSTGLGKQALGAEELQGPGWGERPASISLVNGGSPLQRHPQALPAPEGPGDARQTRSPALHGARRGFANPRLTSARPCRALLLLQRAGGFVRPRLRQPPPSACPHLAVYIECAAVLIRGSLGPESSLEGERERGSGRAPRGCGCREREKESRQRRRRQRWGKADSAPDHTEGSSWSRLAALSTLPSPARSARTSVF; from the exons ATGGACGGTTCTGAGGACCAAGTCCTGCTAGTCACCACCCCAGTCCCTCAACAGAAC GTGGCGACCAGCACGGGCCTGGGAAAGCAGGCGCTAGGAGCAGAGGAGTTACAGGGGCCGGGGTGGGGGGAGCGCCCGGCTTCCATCTCCTTGGTCAACGGTGGGAGCCCGCTACAGCGGCACCCGCAGGCCCTCCCTGCCCCGGAGGGGCCAGGGGACGCCCGGCAGACACGCTCGCCTGCACTACACGGGGCTCGCCGGGGTTTTGCCAATCCGCGGCTGACGTCGGCGCGCCCCTGCCGAGCTCTTCTTTTACTACAGCGGGCAGGCGGCTTTGTGAGGCCCCGCCTTCGCCAGCCCCCACCCTCCGCGTGCCCACACCTTGCCGTTTATATAGAATGCGCCGCGGTGTTGATTCGTGGCTCTCTAGGACCGGAGAGTTCTTTGGAAGGAGAGCGCGAGCGAGGGAGCGGGCGAGCTCCGAGGGGGTGTGGgtgtagggagagagagaaagagagcag gcagcggcggcggcggcagcggtgGGGAAAAGCGGATTCCGCCCCGGACCACACCGAGGGGAGCTCGTGGTCGAGACTTGCCGCCCTAAGCACTCTCCCAAGTCCGGCCCGCTCGGCGAGGACTTCCGTCTTCTGA